In uncultured Tateyamaria sp., a genomic segment contains:
- a CDS encoding TrbG/VirB9 family P-type conjugative transfer protein, producing the protein MSAAFACLVLIPALAIAEAIPRGGPNDNRVRVATYQEGQVYRLNVSLTHVTTIEFGEGESIRSIISGDTEGFEIDGVPGGQAFAIKPLARGVRTNVTVYTNRRSYYFNVTEASTPTFYVVQFRYPEDEQQPTNVIAQAAPNYNYGASERLDFTPARVWDDGTFTYFEFARNAPVPAIFRYANGRERTANTQAVENGVIRVSGVHGQWVLRLGEDVVCIQAALPTGVSS; encoded by the coding sequence TTGAGTGCTGCCTTTGCCTGTCTGGTTTTGATCCCTGCCCTCGCCATCGCAGAGGCGATCCCGCGCGGCGGTCCCAATGACAATCGCGTCCGGGTCGCGACCTATCAGGAGGGTCAGGTCTATCGACTGAATGTTTCACTCACCCATGTGACCACCATCGAGTTTGGCGAAGGCGAGAGCATTCGGTCGATCATTTCTGGCGACACGGAGGGTTTTGAGATCGACGGCGTCCCCGGCGGTCAGGCCTTTGCAATCAAACCGCTCGCCCGCGGCGTGCGCACCAACGTGACCGTCTACACAAATCGGCGGAGCTATTATTTCAACGTCACAGAGGCCTCGACCCCGACCTTCTATGTGGTCCAGTTCCGCTATCCAGAGGATGAGCAACAGCCCACAAACGTCATCGCCCAGGCCGCGCCGAACTACAATTACGGGGCCAGCGAACGCCTCGACTTCACACCCGCGCGGGTCTGGGATGATGGGACCTTCACTTATTTCGAGTTTGCCCGAAACGCGCCGGTGCCGGCGATATTCCGATACGCCAATGGGCGCGAACGGACAGCGAATACGCAGGCTGTTGAAAATGGGGTCATCCGGGTCTCTGGTGTGCATGGCCAATGGGTGCTGCGGCTTGGTGAGGATGTGGTCTGCATCCAGGCCGCACTGCCCACAGGGGTGTCCTCATGA
- a CDS encoding virB8 family protein, whose translation MDEETAIIEEELVYGALRRERLWQRLGLMGLIFGILGCLAAATVAILDVDPPPVVVPYDPETGFALPEAAVGATTVTENQAIIEAEVFRYVTDREVYNQLDNDVRIRSVLQRSDGAAAASVRQIWNSANSEYPPTLYGPNARLEVEILSINRIGTNRATVRLRKRLTSINGVQTGLFTATLLFEFRPEESRSIDQVWTNPFGFTVVEYAIRSDRLEN comes from the coding sequence TTGGATGAAGAAACCGCCATCATCGAAGAGGAACTGGTCTACGGCGCGCTCAGACGGGAACGACTCTGGCAGCGCCTCGGGCTAATGGGCCTCATCTTTGGCATCCTCGGGTGCTTGGCGGCCGCTACTGTCGCGATCCTCGATGTCGATCCGCCGCCCGTAGTCGTCCCTTATGATCCGGAGACCGGCTTCGCGCTACCGGAAGCCGCGGTCGGCGCCACGACCGTGACCGAGAATCAGGCGATCATTGAAGCGGAGGTCTTCCGCTATGTGACCGACCGCGAGGTCTACAACCAGCTCGACAATGACGTGCGCATCCGCAGCGTCTTACAGCGCTCAGATGGGGCGGCCGCAGCCTCTGTGCGCCAGATCTGGAATTCGGCCAATTCAGAGTATCCCCCGACGCTTTACGGACCCAACGCCCGCCTCGAGGTCGAGATCCTCAGCATCAACCGGATCGGCACCAACCGCGCGACCGTACGCCTGCGGAAACGGCTGACCTCCATCAATGGCGTCCAGACCGGCCTTTTCACCGCGACTTTGCTCTTCGAATTTCGCCCCGAGGAAAGCCGTTCCATCGATCAGGTCTGGACCAACCCGTTCGGATTCACGGTCGTTGAATACGCCATCCGCTCAGACAGATTGGAGAATTAA